From a region of the Trichoderma atroviride chromosome 6, complete sequence genome:
- a CDS encoding uncharacterized protein (EggNog:ENOG41) codes for MAPKQDVFHLHPYGWENDPERETFALSTLDYLSAMAYNNYALFFRMDDAMKPRAVEILKEGLARTISQARHLCCTIEKDTDVTGTGYSFVKKKDSTVRLFVQWLDAPEDADKYPSMDDIEKANFSAVPLGDLKLWSVEPMTYGEKPEAHPDASPIVSAFKVNFVRGGMVFNMHHHHYSNDAMGWAGYARQLAENCFAAFNNTAFPTWDPKNLDLSLLVKKEPSEDQKVDGPPAPERHPDHVQGVALLFHLPKSKAAELKKLASPTDGTWISTYDAFTAFIWRAITRVRAPVFNPDPASKIFFGEGIDMRRRFRNPAVPPRIRGNVMFAALSTTAPVEQPTVAELISEWSLSRVAQYVRQMTDSVTQESLDKTLEMVATVRDKTSLNIRSDSLPPMSVLFTDHRDAYMASTDFGFATPITHRHLTDRITEGVIIVYPPRKLDPESDEGPEFSFFYEKRLAQTLIEDFEFGKYFEYRGVDAEDASVVASK; via the coding sequence ATGGCTCCGAAGCAAGATGTGTTCCACCTCCATCCGTATGGATGGGAAAACGATCCCGAACGGGAGACTTTTGCCCTGTCCACCTTGGATTATCTTTCAGCCATGGCTTACAACAACTATGCGCTCTTTTTCAGAATGGACGATGCAATGAAGCCTCGAGCAGTAGAGATTCTGAAAGAGGGACTTGCGCGCACCATCAGCCAAGCGAGGCATCTCTGTTGTACAATCGAGAAAGATACAGATGTCACTGGAACTGGGTATTCCTTTGTTAAGAAAAAGGACAGCACCGTCCGTCTATTTGTGCAGTGGCTTGACGCACCTGAAGACGCTGATAAGTACCCATCCATGGATGACATTGAAAAGGCAAACTTTAGCGCAGTGCCCCTTGGCGACCTCAAGCTTTGGAGTGTCGAGCCCATGACATACGGCGAGAAGCCGGAAGCCCATCCGGATGCTAGCCCCATCGTATCTGCTTTCAAGGTCAACTTTGTCAGAGGCGGAATGGTCTTTAACATGCACCATCACCACTACTCCAACGATGCCatgggctgggctggctaTGCGCGGCAGTTGGCTGAGAACTGCTTCGCCGCTTTCAATAACACCGCCTTTCCTACTTGGGATCCCAAGAATCTGGATCTTTCCCTTCTCGTAAAGAAGGAGCCCAGCGAGGATCAGAAGGTTGACGGGCCCCCTGCACCGGAACGCCATCCGGATCACGTCCAGGGTGTAGCCTTGCTGTTCCATCTGCCCAAAAGCAAGGCGgccgagctgaagaagctagCCTCTCCCACGGACGGAACATGGATCTCAACCTATGACGCCTTCACAGCCTTTATATGGCGAGCTATTACGCGTGTCCGTGCTCCTGTATTTAACCCTGACCCGGCTTCGAagatcttctttggcgaagGGATCGATATGCGACGACGTTTCCGCAATCCTGCCGTTCCTCCACGAATTCGTGGCAATGTGATGTTTGCAGCTCTGTCTACTACAGCTCCAGTCGAGCAGCCAACGGTGGCCGAGCTTATTTCAGAGTGGTCCTTGTCTCGGGTGGCTCAGTACGTACGACAGATGACGGATAGCGTCACTCAAGAGAGTCTGGATAAGACGCTGGAAATGGTGGCAACTGTTCGCGACAAAACTTCTCTCAACATCCGATCAGACTCCCTGCCGCCCATGTCGGTGCTTTTCACAGACCACCGTGATGCTTACATGGCGTCGACCGACTTTGGTTTCGCGACGCCTATtactcatcgccatctcacAGATCGCATTACCGAGGGCGTCATTATCGTTTACCCGCCTCGTAAACTAGATCCGGAGTCGGACGAGGGTCCAgagttttctttcttttatgAGAAGAGGCTGGCGCAGACTTTGATTGAAGATTTCGAGTTTGGCAAGTATTTCGAGTATAGGGGTGTTGATGCTGAGGATGCTTCTGTTGTGGCCTCCAAGTAG
- a CDS encoding uncharacterized protein (EggNog:ENOG41) translates to MASKSWFLCPDFTFLPDGQIALGRIIPSPRQPTITLASLADYPTIDLPEVKSIVEKNRSFLNETKRSFGTKLFAKFLEIANANVGMSLCNSKNQSFGTADHEIRAFNGAFTPETLKAIVALDGVKRHIDSGRFGKRYVYIISGLRVAQRSFTVTDEKANEMAASVGASVPIPTGAVPAAVGASITGDSKHEKKKSYETAPGIVFAYRLHVIRSKNTGEEGELFSDRTAFFSGEAEDEAEEIEIAEVNRAVLRGDFDEQLDGYSEEWFEEIDDEAYIISANSI, encoded by the coding sequence ATGGCGAGTAAATCCTGGTTTCTCTGTCCCGATTTTACCTTCCTCCCCGATGGGCAAATTGCGCTTGGTAGAATCATTCCCAGTCCTCGACAACCAACCATTACTCTCGCATCTCTCGCCGATTACCCGACGATAGACCTACCAGAGGTCAAGTCTATTGTTGAGAAGAAtcgcagcttcttgaacgaaacgaaacgatCTTTTGGGACCAAGCTATTTGCCAAGTTCCTTGAAattgccaacgccaacgtGGGCATGTCGCTGTGTAACAGCAAAAATCAGTCTTTCGGCACCGCGGATCACGAGATTCGTGCTTTCAATGGGGCCTTTACCCCAGAGACTCTGAAAGCAATCGTGGCTCTCGATGGTGTGAAAAGGCACATTGATAGCGGACGTTTCGGCAAGCGATACGTGTACATCATCTCGGGGCTACGCGTGGCACAGCGAAGCTTCACAGTCACAGACGAGAAGGCAAATGAAATGGCAGCTTCTGTTGGGGCATCGGTTCCTATTCCCACCGGTGCTGTACCTGCCGCGGTGGGGGCCAGTATCACCGGCGATTCGAAgcatgagaaaaagaaaagctatgAAACGGCTCCCGGCATTGTCTTCGCGTATCGGCTCCATGTGATTCGCTCCAAGAATACAGGCGAAGAAGGGGAGCTGTTTTCGGATAGaacagccttcttcagcggcGAAGCTGAGgacgaagccgaagaaaTTGAGATTGCCGAAGTGAACAGAGCGGTGCTGCGGGGAGATTTCGATGAACAGCTCGATGGCTATAGCGAAGAGTGGTTTGAGGAAATAGATGATGAGGCTTATATTATATCTGCAAATTCGATCTAA
- a CDS encoding uncharacterized protein (EggNog:ENOG41~TransMembrane:1 (o785-808i)), producing the protein MTIDEPISILLSSHAAKLSEAIFGVLAKGRLKPSDLGYKVANDIAVRLYLINTYLDSLPPYWIELDVEQLCHSILRDLQATTQPAKESTSAALHINLPFFKSPFNQKNQSDPETCLVAFFKTRIENARGLEFACDDLIGMLTKEENNTDELSEYAQQHLDIPFISDDDNDTIFKALQHITQCEPASHEFSSTISPSELESQAIRHPARLCLHDLPDSTSYNILVLISAIDMALWQEFCLKIQPKSSSDDGQELLGRGGFCRILEREITARLFLSFNYDTNLSLLNESQVLKQFLQAGPGQSLKSILRHYDLTPKDKVMLSYALARSYWQYYDSELLRIKWTSDTIWFMPEKESIEHEGQLPLCAYLSLPFDIPGNITPDIITEALMNHRCPRIFDIGILLLEIGLGKPFRSGKRRDMVAQANLNHKIATDELVELEKGHWDGFTNKNYFDRAVKFCLNSENFIPPSKPVKPFRGSVKLSSEPTTALDSRAGILARRKIFYKNVVRPLAWLAKRGFRVQAGDITYVRKKPDSSIPEEVSDPIAQPEPGALFHSAIDSRMWLQDLKRISEQVERKRRACKVAAPVRIAILDTGCDEDFIAFQGRKEQFAMGKDFVNPGATTMTDSFGHGTLMVRLIMVCAPGAEIQVVRVAENTKMLEKNRENIKEAILWAGRTGKADIISMSFGFAFDDQGIHEAIETVQKERQGDVIFLASAGNSSTDNESFPARHHAVISVYATNRHGTFLPSNSASTTNGAAVLGTYGDDIPDYIREEFRTTYPDVCQPGSSVATAIMAGISATMLIYTTILPSLVSLQGKPASSAFQRLRTTKGMEKILYRLVQQVPEHPRLNAVKPAWFWKSRPNDMSRCMAFCDALADLGLS; encoded by the exons ATGACGATAGACGAACCCATTTCAATTCTCTTGTCATCACACGCCGCGAAGCTCTCTGAAGCGATATTTGGGGTGTTGGCTAAGGGACGCCTAAAGCCCTCTGATTTGGGCTACAAGGTAGCAAACGATATCGCCGTTCGGCTTTATCTAATCAACACCTATCTCGACTCTCTTCCGCCTTACTGGATAGAACTTGACGTTGAACAACTCTGTCATTCAATCCTACGAGACCTACAGGCTACTACTCAGCCAGCCAAAGAGTCCACAAGCGCAGCTCTTCATATTAACTTACCATTTTTCAAATCTCCGTTTAATCAGAAAAACCAGTCAGATCCAGAGACGTGTCTCGTTGCGTTTTTCAAGACACGAATAGAAAATGCCAGAGGTCTCGAATTCGCATGTGATGACCTCATTGGTATGTTaaccaaagaagaaaataatacAGATGAATTATCCGAATatgcgcagcagcaccttgATATCCCATTTATTTctgacgacgacaatgatACAATCTTCAAGGCTCTCCAACACATTACCCAATGCGAACCAGCGTCTCACGAATTCAGTAGCACTATATCACCCAGCGAATTAGAATCACAAGCAATACGGCATCCAGCACGGCTGTGCCTACACGATCTTCCAGACTCGACTTCATACAACATTTTGGTCCTTATTTCAGCCATAGATATGGCTCTTTGGCAAGAATTTTGTTTAAAGAT TCAACCAAAGAGCTCCTCGGATGATGGTCAGGAGCTGCTCGGTCGAGGGGGCTTCTGCCGCATCCTAGAAAGAGAGATCACCGCCcgtctcttcctctccttcaatTATGACACCAATCTTTCGTTACTTAATGAATCGCAAGTTTTAAAGCAGTTTCTTCAGGCTGGACCGGGACAATCTCTTAAAAGTATCCTACGCCATTACGACCTTACACCAAAAGACAAAGTGATGCTTTCTTATGCCTTGGCACGATCATACTGGCAGTACTACGACTCAGAATTGTTACGGATCAAATGGACGAGCGATACAATATGGTTCATGCCTGAGAAAGAGAGCATAGAGCATGAAGGACAGCTGCCTCTCTGCGCCTATTTGTCGCTCCCTTTTGACATCCCCGGTAATATAACGCCAGATATCATAACTGAGGCCCTTATGAACCATCGATGCCCAAGAATCTTTGATATAGGCATATTACTTCTAGAAATTGGCCTCGGTAAGCCATTTCGGAGTGGGAAACGTCGAGATATGGTTGCACAGGCGAATCTCAATCACAAAATAGCAACCGATGAGCTTGTTGAACTAGAAAAGGGACATTGGGATGGCTTCACAAATAAGAACTACTTTGACCGGGCTGTGAAGTTCTGTCTTAATAGCGAGAACTTTATTCCGCCATCAAAGCCAGTGAAACCGTTTCGAGGGAGTGTCAAATTATCCAGTGAGCCGACGACAGCCCTGGACTCGCGAGCAGGTATCCTTGCGCGGAGGAAGATATTTTATAAGAACGTGGTTCGCCCACTTGCATGGCTAGCTAAAAGAGGCTTTAGAGTGCAAGCCGGGGACATTACCTACGTCAGAAAGAAGCCAGACTCTTCAATACCTGAAGAGGTATCTGATCCAATAGCACAGCCGGAGCCAGGAGCATTATTCCACAGTGCCATCGATTCCAGAATGTGGCTTCAAGACCTAAAGAGAATAAGCGAACAAGTTGAGCGCAAAAGGCGAGCGTGTAAAGTCGCTGCTCCGGTTCGAATTGCCATCCTAGATACCGGCTGTGACGAAGATTTCATCGCCTTTCaggggagaaaagagcaatTTGCAATGGGAAAAGATTTTGTTAATCCTGGCGCCACCACTATGACAGATAGCTTTGGTCATGGGACCTTGATGGTAAGGCTTATTATGGTGTGTGCCCCTGGTGCCGAGATCCAGGTGGTGCGTGTTGCCGAAAACACAAAGATGCTAGAAAAGAACCGGGAGAATATAAAGGAA GCCATCCTTTGGGCGGGTCGGACTGGCAAAGCCGacatcatctccatgtcTTTCGGTTTCGCATTCGATGATCAAGGAATTCACGAGGCCATTGAGACAGTGCAGAAGGAGCGCCAGGGAGATGTCATCTTCCTCGCTAGCGCTGGGAATTCATCTACGGATAACGAAAGTTTCCCGGCTCGCCATCATGCCGTCATATCTGTCTACGCAACGAACCGCCATGGCACCTTCTTGCCATCAAATTCAGCCAGCACAACTAATGGCGCTGCTGTGCTCGGTACATATGGCGACGATATTCCGGACTATATCAGAGAAGAGTTTAGAACTACATATCCAGACGTTTGCCAACCTGGCTCCTCAGTTGCCACAGCTATAATGGCGGGTATCAGCGCTACTATGCTGATATATACCACTATCTTGCCTTCGCTGGTATCGCTTCAAGGGAAGCCGGCAAGTAGTGCTTTTCAACGGCTCCGGACTACCAAAGGTATGGAGAAGATACTGTATCGGCTAGTACAACAAGTTCCAGAACACCCTCGGCTCAATGCTGTAAAACCGGCATGGTTCTGGAAAAGCAGGCCAAATGATATGAGCCGATGTATGGCTTTCTGCGATGCATTGGCGGACCTTGGTTTATCATAG
- a CDS encoding uncharacterized protein (EggNog:ENOG41) — protein MSVPDICPRHLHTPATFDLVSFIQKIIYNSRLQSRMSRTSVSILALTESCVSKFDNLLASYARGSQRIESLESRLADFNLWADGVGALAKPGASLDSRLQGRLNDLALVKNVLIMLADSLDHCVGLAKNETNYDETAHHEAIQNLDSAIKNLALIGVAIRRTGQASRNRRADKTFNPDNHQELRTHLECIIRLRPTEEALFQQTENGGFVAKLDNSKLSDIQNRLVEANLRRRHKFLIAQKRSRDQRNVQIRPSILEAPSPAGSVLQQEPLADIRNADAAKNKESTSYPITRGHEATAPTISRFSLASTAEGTLRYTPAARKYTPSVTKTQITFIASDVEFPKAPSIPLGREIMKCPCCCQSLPIGTFQNPKLWKQHIVEDLCPYTCIAENCPSPQLLFCTRNEWESHVKNTHLPRWECPFCEEQNENYSTMESMGCHLQDVHGEELLDNSLATLLSWSAVQTMGIKSCPLCSSSGPEDSPELVDHVLRHAYDFALRALPWPQPVVYDLNMLPGGFTIPKDSDPMEDVRHWIKGAAHASVGPPEIQLSDYDGQDHSAPVPTSLFEYSDYFLMNAYFDDQSEDRSSKLQFSQSNASAYSTLSAQSHITSRVEDSVAFSADSRQVASAFGESVIRIWNIDTGQITKRLKGHDSKIYLVAFSPHSQQLASASVDYNIKIWDIETEVCVQTLIGHNGTIKSMIFLPNYQELASVADFDAPRIWNTKTGQRVRTLESQISIVTSMAFSPSSQQLASSGSSLDVGGLIWTWDITSARPGHTFSGHMDTVKSLAFSPTGQWLASASCDRTIMLWNMRTGECEWTGKGHDDQITSVVYSPDGRQLASASLDSTIRLWDVATGACLVTLNSQNTKFNSVIFSPDSEQLLSASDDNAIRVWDIATGTYIKTLMLKDHATEHIEGHTYRTHSDYTVGWVCALPKEQLAALYMLDHRHEDLPNPGDDDNTYVLGSISGHNVVIACPLISRTDKNDAKTTAQMISTFPNIKICLLVGTGSGISPKVRLGDIVVSCPADGEPVVLQLDMDNGKLLKHTGPLKPLPKTLLLTLSKIEANRDTYAKKLFTYVNHVETRNGVPRNFVKSHLHEDLLFKPGYRHVSGILYSDDEEDSCRLCDKSMIVDRPLRNDNILIHYGPVASANQIIGDATFREKLKELNKNILCVDTRAADFTNNFPGIVIRGICDYADSHKNKAWQEYAAVTAAACAKAFLTVLSVEDVDKMEIIEDIVPLDIVDNSAQEYDTREMAQSQAEHDEAHTDGVDTKLHDALLNGETEAVEFLLNHGANAQAKNKHGETPLHYAVFCTQVDVVKLFLSHGANIEAENNNGETPLHYAASYGQVDEQVAIAKLLISHGANIKAENKNGETPLHKAASHEQVDVAKLLISHGANIEAENKNGETPLHKAASHEPVDVAKLLLSHGANIQARDKNGDTPLHYAVSCRQVDVANLFLSHGVNIEAENDYGDTPLHYAALHGQVDIAKLFLSHGANVKAENNNGETPLHHAAFRGQVDITKLLLSHGANVKAENNEGYTPLHYTAFHGRTEVSKLLLEQGASINAQNVEGDTPLHLATRQGEIDLARILVEQGADMNTENTRGDTALSIAIQMKQENIIKFLQEQGNGSSARAKV, from the exons ATGTCAGTACCTGATATTTGCCCAAGACATCTTCATACTCCTGCTACCTTTGATCTCGTTAGCTTTATACAGAAAATTATCTATAACTCAAGACTACAATCAAGAATGTCGCGTACTTCTGTCTCCATCTTAGCGCTCACAGAGTCTTGCGTTTCTAAATTCGACAACCTTCTTGCATCATATGCTCGGGGCTCACAGCGCATTGAATCGTTGGAAAGTCGGCTAGCTGACTTCAACCTTTGGGCCGACGGTGTTGGCGCCTTAGCAAAGCCTGGGGCCTCGTTGGATTCCAGACTACAAGGTCGTCTCAACGATCTCGCATTGGTGAAGAATGTTCTTATCATGCTGGCCGACTCTCTGGACCATTGCGTGGGCCTCGCTAAAAACGAAACAAACTACGACGAAACAGCCCATCACGAAGCTATCCAAAACCTTGACTCTGCTATCAAGAATTTGGCTTTGATCGGCGTGGCCATTCGTCGAACGGGACAGGCATCACGAAACCGTAGGGCCGACAAGACATTCAATCCGGACAATCACCAAGAGTTGAGAACGCATCTCGAATGTATAATTCGTCTTCGGCCGACAGAAGAAGCGCTCTTTCAGCAGACAGAGAACGGTGGATTTGTCGCCAAATTAGACAACTCTAAACTGTCCGATATCCAGAACCGCCTCGTGGAAGCAAACCTTCGGCGAAGACATAAATTTTTGATAGCGCAGAAACGTTCCAGAGACCAAAGGAACGTGCAGATACGTCCTTCAATTCTTGAAGCTCCATCACCTGCAGGTAGCGTTCTACAGCAAGAGCCTCTTGCGGACATACGGAACGCAGATGCagctaaaaataaagaaTCGACATCATATCCAATTACCAGGGGCCATGAAGCCACAGCACCAACGATTTCAAGATTTTCTCTTGCATCAACAGCTGAGGGAACATTGAGATATACTCCAGCTGCTAGAAAATATACTCCAAGCGTAACGAAAACGCAAATCACATTCATCGCCTCTGATGTCGAGTTCCCAAAAGCCCCTTCTATCCCTTTAGGCCGAGAGATTATGAAATGTCCCTGTTGTTGCCAGTCTCTACCAATTGGAACATTCCAAAATCCTAAACTATGGAA GCAGCATATAGTTGAGGATCTATGCCCATATACTTGTATTGCTGAGAACTGTCCTAGTCCGCAGCTCTTATTTTGTACAAGAAACGAATGGGAGAGCCATGTTAAAAATACTCATCTACCCCGGTGGGAATGTCCATTTTGTGAAGAGCAAAATGAAAATTACTCGACTATGGAGAGCATGGGCTGCCACCTTCAGGATGTCCACGGAGAGGAGCTCCTAGATAACTCGCTTGCAACCCTTCTCTCTTGGTCTGCGGTACAAACAATGGGAATAAAATCCTGTCCTTTATGCTCATCGAGTGGGCCCGAAGACTCGCCGGAATTGGTGGACCACGTTTTGCGACATGCCTATGACTTTGCCCTTCGGGCACTCCCATGGCCACAGCCTGTTGTATACGATTTGAATATGTTACCAGGAGGCTTCACCATTCCCAAAGATTCAGATCCTATGGAAGATGTTCGACATTGGATCAAAGGGGCTGCACACGCGAGCGTGGGACCCCCAGAGATACAATTAAGCGATTACGATGGACAAGATCACTCCGCCCCAGTTCCTACCAGTCTTTTCGAATACAGTGACTATTTCCTCATGAATGCATACTTTGATGACCAATCTGAGGATAGGTCCTCCAAACTACAGTTTAGTCAAAGCAATGCTTCGGCTTATTCCACCCTGTCCGCTCAATCACACATCACGAGCCGTGTTGAGGACTCTGTCGCCTTCTCGGCTGACAGCCGACAGGTGGCATCAGCCTTTGGTGAGAGTGTTATTAGGATCTGGAATATAGATACGGGGCAAATTACAAAAAGACTTAAAGGCCATGACAGTAAAATTTACTTAGTCGCCTTCTCGCCTCACAGTCAACAGCTGGCATCAGCCTCGGTCGATTATAATATCAAGATCTGGGATATAGAAACTGAAGTTTGCGTGCAAACGCTTATAGGCCACAATGGAACTATCAAGTCGATGATTTTCTTGCCAAACTACCAAGAGCTAGCATCTGTGGCAGATTTTGATGCACCCAGGATCTGGAATACAAAAACCGGACAGCGGGTACGGACGCTTGAAAGCCAAATTAGTATAGTTACttcaatggccttttcgcccagcagccagcaactAGCATCATCAGGATCATCATTGGATGTTGGAGGATTAATCTGGACCTGGGATATAACATCAGCACGGCCGGGACACACGTTTTCAGGCCATATGGACACAGTCAAGTCACTTGCCTTCTCACCTACCGGCCAATGGCTAGCGTCAGCGTCATGCGACCGGACTATTATGCTTTGGAATATGAGAACAGGGGAGTGTGAATGGACGGGCAAAGGCCATGATGATCAAATTACTTCAGTTGTCTACTCTCCCGACGGCCGACAGCTAGCATCAGCGTCATTGGATAGCACTATTCGGCTCTGGGATGTAGCGACGGGCGCCTGTCTTGTAACGCTCAATAGCCAAAACACTAAGTTTAATTccgtcatcttctcgccTGACAGCGAACAACTCTTATCGGCCTCAGACGACAACGCTATTCGAGTCTGGGACATAGCAACAGGCACATATATCAAGACGTTAATGCTCAAAGATCATGCTACCGAGCATATAGAAGGTCATACCTACCGTACACATTCAGATTATACGGTCGGATGGGTCTGCGCCTTACCAAAGGAGCAATTAGCGGCGCTTTATATGCTTGACCACAGGCACGAGGATCTTCCAAACCCGGGAGACGATGACAATACATACGTCCTTGGAAGTATTAGCGGGCACAATGTCGTTATTGCTTGTCCGCTTATAAGCAGAACGGATAAGAATGACGCAAAAACAACTGCTCAGATGATATCTACATTTCCTAATATCAAAATATGCCTATTGGTAGGAACCGGCAGCGGTATTTCTCCAAAAGTTCGACTAGGAGATATAGTTGTCAGCTGCCCTGCTGATGGAGAACCTGTAGTTCTTCAACTGGATATGGACAATGGCAAACTGTTGAAACACACAGGCCCTTTGAAGCCTCTTCCAAAAACACTGTTGCTTACCTTGTCCAAAATTGAGGCTAATCGAGATACCTATGCCaagaaattatttacttatgTCAACCATGTTGAAACTCGGAATGGCGTACCAAGAAATTTTGTCAAATCTCATTTGCATGAGGATCTGCTCTTCAAGCCAGGCTACAGACACGTTAGCGGGATCCTTTAttcagacgatgaagaagacagcTGTCGGCTTTGTGATAAATCAATGATCGTTGACAGGCCACTGAGAAACGATAACATTCTGATTCACTATGGTCCGGTTGCATCGGCAAATCAAATCATCGGAGACGCTACCTTCCGCGAGAAACTTAAAGAACTTAACAAGAACATCCTCTGTGTTGACACAAGGGCTGCAGACTTCACAAACAACTTTCCCGGTATCGTTATTCGGGGCATTTGCGATTACGCAGACTCGCATAAGAATAAGGCATGGCAAGAATATGCTGCAGTTACAGCTGCGGCATGCGCGAAAGCTTTTCTTACGGTACTATCAGTGGAAGATGTCGATAAAATGGAGATCATTGAAG ACATTGTCCCACTGGATATTGTGGATAATAGCGCCCAAGAGTACGACACCCGCGAGATGGCTCAGAGTCAGGCCGAGCACGACGAGGCCCACactgatggcgttgatacgAAGCTGCACGACGCACTTCTCAATGGCGAAACAGAGGCGGTCGAATTTCTTCTAAACCATGGCGCCAATGCCCAAGCTAAGAATAAGCATGGCGAGACACCCCTTCATTATGCAGTTTTCTGCACGCAAGTGGATGTAGTTAAGCTCTTTCTTAGCCATGGAGCTAATattgaagctgaaaataACAACGGCGAAACACCCCTTCATTATGCAGCTTCCTATGGGCAAGTGGACGAGCAAGTGGCTATAGCTAAGCTCCTTATTAGCCATGGAGCTAATATTAAAGCTGAAAATAAAAACGGCGAAACACCCCTTCATAAGGCAGCTTCCCACGAGCAAGTGGATGTAGCTAAGCTCCTTATTAGCCATGGAGCTAATattgaagctgaaaataAAAACGGCGAAACACCCCTTCATAAAGCAGCTTCCCACGAGCCAGTGGATGTAGCTAAGCTCCTTCTTAGCCATGGCGCCAATATTCAAGCTAGGGATAAGAATGGCGATACACCCCTTCATTATGCAGTTTCCTGCAGGCAAGTGGATGTAGCTAATCTGTTTCTTAGCCATGGAGTTAATATTGAAGCTGAAAATGACTACGGCGATACACCCCTTCATTATGCAGCTTTGCACGGGCAAGTGGATATAGCTAAGCTCTTTCTTAGCCATGGAGCCAATGTTAAAGCTGAAAATAACAACGGCGAAACACCCCTTCATCATGCAGCTTTCCGCGGTCAAGTGGATATAACTAAGCTCCTTCTTAGCCATGGAGCCAATGTTAAAGCTGAAAATAACGAAGGCTATACACCCCTTCATTATACAGCTTTCCACGGGAGAACAGAGGTCTCTAAGTTGCTTCTTGAGCAAGGAGCCAGTATCAACGCTCAAAATGTAGAGGGCGATACACCGCTTCATCTTGCAACTAGGCAAGGGGAAATAGATCTGGCCAGAATACTTGTCGAACAAGGGGCTGATATGAACACTGAGAATACACGTGGCGATACAGCGCTTAGCATTGCCATACAGATGAAGCAAGAGAATATCATTAAATTTCTGCAGGAACAAGGCAATGGGTCTTCAGCGAGAGCCAAGGTTTAG